The following proteins come from a genomic window of Streptomyces liliiviolaceus:
- a CDS encoding LacI family DNA-binding transcriptional regulator: MTTPSRVTIKDVAARAGVSKGAVSLAFNHKPGLSEATRDRIFEAARQLGWAPNLAARSLAGRRVDVVGLAICRPARLLGLEPFYMEFVSGVESVLTEHSCSLLLRLLRTVEEEVGLQDSWWRGKHVSGSILVDFRADDPRVAAVERLGMPVVAVGHPSLTGGLTSVWTDDASAVTEAVRYLAALGHRRVARVGGAAALGHTAIRTAAFDAAARGLELDGAWQVATDFSGEAGARATRSLLTASASDRPTAIVYDNDIMAVAGLSVASEMGLSVPADVSLLAWDDSQLCRLTHPTLSAMSHDVHGFGAEVARTLFGVITGGEGGGSHPVPTPVLTPRGSTAPPG; encoded by the coding sequence ATGACGACACCGTCCCGCGTCACGATCAAGGACGTCGCGGCCCGCGCCGGGGTGTCCAAGGGAGCCGTGTCGCTCGCCTTCAACCACAAACCGGGGCTGTCCGAGGCGACCCGGGACCGGATCTTCGAGGCCGCCCGCCAGCTGGGCTGGGCGCCGAACCTCGCCGCGCGGTCGCTGGCCGGGCGGCGGGTGGACGTGGTGGGACTCGCGATCTGCCGGCCGGCGAGGCTGCTCGGGCTCGAACCGTTCTACATGGAGTTCGTCTCGGGCGTGGAGAGCGTGCTGACCGAGCACTCGTGCTCGCTGCTGCTGCGGCTCCTGCGGACGGTGGAGGAGGAGGTCGGGCTCCAGGACTCCTGGTGGCGGGGCAAGCACGTGAGCGGGTCGATCCTGGTGGACTTCCGGGCGGACGATCCGCGGGTGGCCGCCGTCGAACGGCTCGGGATGCCCGTCGTGGCCGTCGGGCACCCCTCGCTGACCGGCGGACTCACCTCCGTGTGGACCGACGACGCGAGTGCCGTCACGGAGGCCGTGCGGTATCTCGCGGCGCTCGGGCACCGGAGGGTCGCGCGGGTGGGCGGGGCGGCGGCGCTCGGGCACACGGCGATCCGTACGGCCGCGTTCGACGCGGCGGCGCGGGGGCTGGAGCTGGACGGGGCGTGGCAGGTGGCGACCGACTTCTCCGGGGAGGCGGGGGCGCGGGCCACGCGGTCGCTGCTTACCGCGTCCGCCTCGGACCGGCCGACGGCGATCGTGTACGACAACGACATCATGGCGGTGGCGGGGCTGTCCGTGGCGTCCGAGATGGGGCTGTCGGTGCCGGCTGATGTGTCGCTGCTGGCGTGGGACGACTCGCAGCTGTGCCGGTTGACGCATCCGACGTTGTCGGCGATGAGTCATGACGTGCACGGGTTCGGGGCGGAGGTTGCTCGAACGTTGTTCGGCGTCATCACGGGTGGGGAGGGTGGGGGTTCTCACCCGGTACCCACACCGGTGCTGACCCCCCGGGGGTCCACGGCGCCGCCGGGGTGA
- a CDS encoding thiolase family protein, whose amino-acid sequence MPRTVRDVVFVDGVRTPFGKAGPKGIYHETRADDLVVKAIRELLRRNPGLDPKKIDEVAIAATTQIGDQGLTLGRTAGILAGLPQSVPGYSIDRMCAGALTAVTTAAGSVAFGAYDAVIAGGVEHMGRHPMGEGVDPNPRFVSDKLVDESALFMGMTAENLHDRYPTITKQRADEYAVRSQEKAAKAYANGKIQQDLVPISVRNTNAEVGETGWGLVTADEPMRPGTTLENLAGLKTPFRVHGRVTAGNAAGLNDGATASIIASEEFAREHDLPVRMRLVSYAFAGVEPEVMGYGPIPATEKALAKAGLSIEDINLFEINEAFAVQVLAFLEHYGIADDDARVNQYGGAIAYGHPLASSGVRLMTQLARQFEEQPEVRYGLTTMCVGFGMGATVIWENPHHKDAGGDK is encoded by the coding sequence GTGCCTCGTACCGTCAGGGACGTCGTCTTCGTCGACGGCGTCCGCACCCCGTTCGGCAAGGCGGGCCCGAAGGGCATCTACCACGAGACCCGCGCCGACGACCTCGTCGTGAAGGCGATCCGGGAGCTGCTGCGCCGCAACCCCGGACTCGACCCGAAGAAGATCGACGAGGTCGCCATCGCCGCGACCACGCAGATCGGCGACCAGGGCCTGACGCTGGGCCGCACGGCCGGCATCCTCGCCGGGCTGCCCCAGTCCGTGCCCGGCTACTCGATCGACCGCATGTGCGCCGGCGCGCTGACCGCCGTGACGACCGCGGCCGGCTCCGTCGCCTTCGGCGCGTACGACGCCGTCATCGCGGGCGGTGTCGAGCACATGGGCCGCCACCCCATGGGCGAGGGCGTGGACCCCAACCCGCGCTTCGTCAGCGACAAGCTCGTCGACGAGTCGGCCCTCTTCATGGGCATGACCGCGGAGAACCTGCACGACCGCTACCCCACGATCACCAAGCAGCGCGCCGACGAGTACGCCGTGCGCTCGCAGGAGAAGGCCGCCAAGGCGTACGCCAACGGCAAGATCCAGCAGGACCTGGTGCCGATCTCGGTGCGCAACACCAACGCGGAGGTCGGTGAGACGGGCTGGGGCCTGGTCACCGCCGACGAGCCGATGCGCCCGGGCACCACCCTGGAGAACCTGGCCGGCCTCAAGACCCCGTTCCGTGTGCACGGCCGGGTCACCGCCGGCAACGCGGCCGGTCTGAACGACGGCGCCACCGCCTCGATCATCGCGTCCGAGGAGTTCGCCCGCGAGCACGACCTGCCCGTGCGGATGCGGCTCGTCTCGTACGCCTTCGCGGGCGTCGAGCCGGAGGTCATGGGCTACGGCCCGATCCCGGCCACCGAGAAGGCCCTCGCGAAGGCCGGTCTGTCCATCGAGGACATCAACCTCTTCGAGATCAACGAGGCCTTCGCCGTCCAGGTCCTCGCGTTCCTGGAGCACTACGGCATCGCCGACGACGACGCGCGCGTCAACCAGTACGGCGGCGCCATCGCGTACGGCCACCCGCTGGCCTCCTCCGGCGTCCGGCTGATGACGCAGCTGGCCCGCCAGTTCGAGGAGCAGCCGGAGGTCCGTTACGGCCTCACCACCATGTGCGTCGGCTTCGGCATGGGCGCCACGGTGATCTGGGAGAACCCGCACCACAAGGACGCCGGAGGCGACAAGTGA
- a CDS encoding 3-hydroxyacyl-CoA dehydrogenase NAD-binding domain-containing protein translates to MSTTELLKGAAELFPDEVVTSAHVRHLDLPFNAGRFALITLDNGFDHTKPTTFGPASLANLDAAIDQVEKEASAGEIIGVGVTGKPFIFAVGADLKGVELLKEHKDALAIGKGGHEVFKRLSALAVPTFAYYNGAAMGGGVEVGLHCSYRTVSASLPAFSLPEVFLGLVPGWGGCALLPNLIGADKAVSVIIENSLNQNKQLKGVQVYELGIADALFEGADFLEQSLIWTASVLKGEIVVDRPVIDRGEAWDQAVAKGRFIADSKVHGAAPAAYRALDIIAAAKNGDLQQGFDAEDKALADLIMGGELRAGIYAFNLVQKRGKRPAGAPDKSLARPVTKVGVVGAGLMASQLALLFLRRLEVPVVLTDIDQERVDKGVGYVHAEIDKLLGKGRVNQDKANRLKALVTGVLDKAEGFSDADFIIEAVFEEIGVKQQVFAEVEAVAPAHAILATNTSSLSVTEMASKLKNPERVVGFHFFNPVAILPLLEIVRGEATDDASLATAFGVAKKLKKTAVLVKDAPAFVVNRILTRFMGEIQNVIDEGTPVAVAEKAVEPLGLPMSPLVLLELVGPAIGLHVSETLNRAFPDRFTVSPNLAAVVKAGKRGFYVYDSGKPELDPEVAALLKQGDSVLDEEQVRVRVLDAVAQEIGLMLDEGVVAEAQDVDLCLITGAGWPFHLGGLTPYLDREGVSQRVNGKRFLSPGVASVPA, encoded by the coding sequence GTGAGCACCACTGAACTCCTGAAGGGCGCAGCGGAGCTGTTCCCCGACGAGGTCGTGACGTCGGCGCACGTACGCCACCTCGACCTGCCGTTCAACGCGGGGCGCTTCGCGCTCATCACGCTGGACAACGGCTTCGACCACACCAAGCCGACCACCTTCGGCCCGGCCTCGCTGGCGAACCTCGACGCCGCGATCGACCAGGTCGAGAAGGAGGCCTCGGCGGGCGAGATCATCGGCGTCGGTGTCACCGGCAAGCCGTTCATCTTCGCCGTCGGCGCGGACCTCAAGGGCGTCGAGCTGCTCAAGGAGCACAAGGACGCGCTCGCCATCGGCAAGGGCGGCCACGAGGTCTTCAAGCGGCTGTCCGCGCTCGCGGTGCCGACCTTCGCGTACTACAACGGCGCGGCCATGGGCGGCGGTGTCGAGGTCGGTCTGCACTGCAGCTACCGCACGGTCTCCGCGTCCCTGCCCGCCTTCTCGCTCCCCGAGGTCTTCCTCGGTCTGGTGCCCGGCTGGGGCGGCTGCGCCCTCCTGCCGAACCTGATCGGCGCCGACAAGGCCGTCTCGGTGATCATCGAGAACTCGCTCAACCAGAACAAGCAGCTCAAGGGCGTGCAGGTCTACGAGCTGGGCATCGCCGACGCGCTCTTCGAGGGCGCCGACTTCCTTGAGCAGTCGCTGATCTGGACGGCGTCCGTCCTCAAGGGCGAGATCGTCGTCGACCGCCCGGTCATCGACCGCGGCGAGGCCTGGGACCAGGCCGTCGCCAAGGGCCGCTTCATCGCGGACAGCAAGGTGCACGGGGCGGCCCCGGCCGCGTACCGCGCGCTCGACATCATCGCCGCCGCGAAGAACGGCGACCTGCAGCAGGGCTTCGACGCCGAGGACAAGGCGCTCGCCGACCTGATCATGGGCGGTGAACTGCGCGCCGGCATCTACGCGTTCAACCTGGTGCAGAAGCGCGGCAAGCGCCCCGCCGGTGCCCCGGACAAGTCCCTGGCGCGTCCGGTCACCAAGGTCGGTGTCGTCGGCGCCGGTCTGATGGCCTCGCAGCTCGCCCTGCTCTTCCTGCGCCGCCTTGAGGTGCCGGTCGTGCTGACCGACATCGACCAGGAGCGCGTCGACAAGGGTGTGGGCTACGTCCACGCCGAGATCGACAAGCTGCTCGGCAAGGGCCGTGTCAACCAGGACAAGGCCAACCGCCTCAAGGCCCTGGTCACCGGTGTCCTGGACAAGGCCGAGGGCTTCTCCGACGCCGACTTCATCATCGAGGCCGTCTTCGAGGAGATCGGCGTCAAGCAGCAGGTGTTCGCGGAGGTCGAGGCGGTCGCCCCGGCGCACGCGATCCTCGCCACCAACACCTCCTCGCTGTCGGTGACCGAGATGGCGTCGAAGCTCAAGAACCCCGAGCGGGTCGTGGGCTTCCACTTCTTCAACCCGGTCGCGATCCTCCCCCTCCTGGAGATCGTGCGGGGCGAGGCGACGGACGACGCCTCGCTCGCGACCGCCTTCGGTGTCGCCAAGAAACTCAAGAAGACCGCGGTCCTGGTGAAGGACGCCCCGGCGTTCGTCGTGAACCGCATCCTCACCCGCTTCATGGGCGAGATCCAGAACGTCATCGACGAGGGCACGCCGGTCGCGGTCGCCGAGAAGGCGGTCGAGCCGCTGGGGCTGCCGATGTCTCCGCTGGTCCTCCTTGAGCTGGTCGGTCCGGCGATCGGTCTGCACGTCTCCGAGACGCTCAACCGGGCCTTCCCCGACCGTTTCACGGTCTCGCCGAACCTCGCGGCGGTCGTGAAGGCGGGCAAGCGCGGCTTCTACGTGTACGACTCCGGGAAGCCGGAGCTCGACCCCGAGGTCGCCGCGCTGCTGAAGCAGGGCGACTCCGTCCTGGACGAGGAGCAGGTCCGGGTCCGTGTCCTCGACGCCGTCGCTCAGGAGATCGGGCTCATGCTCGACGAGGGTGTCGTGGCCGAGGCGCAGGATGTCGACCTGTGCCTGATCACGGGTGCGGGGTGGCCCTTCCACCTCGGTGGCCTCACGCCGTACCTGGACCGTGAGGGTGTCTCCCAGCGCGTGAACGGCAAGCGGTTCCTGTCCCCGGGAGTGGCGTCGGTCCCGGCGTAG
- a CDS encoding PIN domain-containing protein: MDAAPLVIVDAANVVGSVPDGWWRDRRGAAERVRDLLVPYADEGLPGRPGPLELVLVVEGGARGVTSVPGVRVEAAPGSGDDRIVELVAEHPDRARLVVTADRELRRRVGELGAEVTGPRTVRP; this comes from the coding sequence ATGGACGCAGCCCCGCTCGTGATCGTCGACGCCGCCAATGTGGTGGGGTCCGTCCCCGACGGCTGGTGGCGCGACCGCCGGGGCGCCGCGGAGCGGGTACGGGACCTGCTCGTGCCGTACGCCGACGAAGGGCTGCCGGGGCGGCCGGGGCCCCTGGAGCTGGTCCTCGTGGTCGAGGGCGGCGCCCGGGGCGTGACGTCCGTGCCCGGGGTACGGGTCGAGGCGGCGCCCGGCAGCGGGGACGACCGGATCGTGGAGCTGGTCGCCGAACACCCGGACCGCGCGCGCCTGGTGGTCACGGCGGACCGGGAACTGCGGCGCAGGGTCGGGGAGTTGGGCGCCGAGGTCACGGGCCCGAGGACCGTACGCCCGTGA
- a CDS encoding amino acid permease codes for MSNTLFRTKKIEQSIQDTEEPEHALKKSLSALDLTVFGVGVIIGTGIFVLTGTVAKNNAGPAVALAFVVAGVVCALAALCYAEFASTVPVAGSAYTFSYASLGELPAWIIGWDLVLEFALGTAVVAVGWSGYIASLLDNAGWHLPAALSGREGADGFGFDILAAALVLVLTGILVVGTKLSARVTAVVVAVKVTVVLVVIIAGAFFVKGDNYDPFVPKAKPVEAGSGLDSPLVQLMFGWAPSNFGVMGIFTAASVVFFAFIGFDVVATAAEETRNPQRDMPRGILGSLLICTTLYVAVSIVVTGMQHYTDLSVDAPLADAFKATGHPWYAGFISFGAAVGLTTVCMILLLGQTRVFFAMSRDGLLPRFFSHVHPRFRTPHRPTILLGVIIAIVAGFTSLSELAELVNIGTLFAFVVVAVGVIILRRTRPDLPRAFRTPLVPILPIVSVLASLWLMLNLPAETWLRFGIWMALGFLVYFLYGRSHSRLGRDEKAVEAP; via the coding sequence GTGAGCAACACCCTCTTCAGGACGAAGAAGATCGAGCAGTCCATCCAGGACACCGAGGAACCGGAGCACGCGCTCAAGAAATCCCTGTCCGCCCTGGATCTGACCGTCTTCGGGGTCGGTGTCATCATCGGCACCGGCATCTTCGTCCTCACCGGCACGGTCGCCAAGAACAACGCCGGTCCCGCCGTCGCCCTGGCCTTCGTCGTGGCCGGGGTGGTCTGCGCGCTCGCCGCGCTCTGCTACGCCGAGTTCGCGTCCACCGTCCCGGTGGCCGGCTCCGCGTACACCTTCTCGTACGCCTCCCTCGGTGAACTGCCCGCCTGGATCATCGGCTGGGACCTCGTGCTGGAGTTCGCGCTCGGCACCGCGGTGGTCGCGGTCGGCTGGTCCGGCTACATCGCCTCGCTGCTCGACAACGCGGGCTGGCACCTGCCCGCGGCGCTCAGCGGCCGGGAGGGGGCCGACGGCTTCGGCTTCGACATCCTCGCCGCCGCCCTCGTCCTGGTGCTCACCGGCATCCTCGTGGTCGGTACGAAGCTCTCCGCGCGGGTCACCGCCGTCGTGGTCGCCGTCAAGGTGACCGTCGTCCTCGTCGTGATCATCGCCGGTGCCTTCTTCGTCAAGGGCGACAACTACGACCCGTTCGTCCCGAAGGCGAAGCCCGTGGAGGCGGGCAGCGGCCTCGACTCGCCGCTCGTCCAGCTGATGTTCGGCTGGGCACCCTCGAACTTCGGCGTGATGGGCATCTTCACCGCCGCCTCCGTCGTCTTCTTCGCCTTCATCGGCTTCGACGTCGTCGCCACGGCCGCCGAGGAGACCAGGAACCCCCAGCGGGACATGCCCCGCGGCATCCTCGGCTCACTCCTCATCTGTACGACGCTGTACGTGGCGGTGTCGATCGTCGTGACCGGTATGCAGCACTACACCGACCTGTCCGTGGACGCCCCGCTCGCCGACGCCTTCAAGGCCACCGGACATCCCTGGTACGCGGGCTTCATCAGCTTCGGCGCCGCCGTCGGACTCACGACCGTCTGCATGATCCTGCTGCTCGGCCAGACCCGGGTCTTCTTCGCGATGAGCCGCGACGGACTGCTGCCGCGCTTCTTCTCGCACGTCCACCCGCGCTTCAGGACCCCGCACCGGCCGACCATCCTGCTCGGCGTGATCATCGCGATCGTCGCCGGCTTCACCAGCCTGAGCGAGCTGGCCGAACTGGTGAACATCGGGACGCTGTTCGCGTTCGTCGTGGTCGCGGTCGGCGTGATCATCCTGCGCCGCACCCGCCCGGACCTGCCCCGCGCCTTCCGCACCCCGCTGGTCCCGATCCTGCCGATCGTCTCGGTCCTCGCCTCCCTGTGGCTGATGCTGAACCTGCCCGCCGAGACCTGGCTGCGGTTCGGCATCTGGATGGCCCTCGGCTTCCTCGTGTACTTCCTGTACGGCCGCTCGCACAGCCGCCTCGGCCGCGACGAGAAGGCGGTCGAAGCCCCCTAG